Proteins from a genomic interval of Chroococcidiopsis thermalis PCC 7203:
- a CDS encoding chlorophyll a/b-binding protein, producing MSANTNLTSSSLKDRNAWLWGFTPQSEIWNGRLAMIGFLSVILIEVFSSQGFLHFWNLL from the coding sequence ATGTCTGCTAACACAAATCTTACTTCTTCTTCGCTTAAAGATCGCAATGCTTGGCTTTGGGGATTTACTCCCCAATCTGAAATTTGGAACGGTCGTTTAGCAATGATTGGTTTTTTGTCTGTCATCTTAATTGAAGTATTTTCTAGTCAAGGCTTTCTTCACTTCTGGAATCTTCTATAA
- the pqqE gene encoding pyrroloquinoline quinone biosynthesis protein PqqE, translating to MSEFLPVKTTDRPLTLIAELTYRCPLSCPYCSNPLNYHDKHYRQELATDDWLRTIRQARNLGVWQLGFSGGEPLLRQDLEVLVKAAAQVELYTTLVTAGTLLTLERATQLCHAGLNHIQISIQDSRAAQSDYLAGIRCFEQKLAAARIVKDLGLPLTLNFVLHRQNIERLEEMLELCEQLQADRVELAQTQYYGWALHNRAALLPTPQQLERAAQIVAVAKKSRICPMGILYVIPDYYEDYPKPCMGGWGRRALVVAPHGDVMPCQAASSIPEIEFANVRDRDLDWIWFESPAFNRFRGTDWMSEPCRSCDRAQIDFGGCRCQALLLTNNAAATDPVCHLSPHHDLVVTAREEALEQSLPLVHRSSVASLGVKEAYHK from the coding sequence ATGTCAGAATTCTTACCAGTCAAGACGACGGATAGACCTTTGACTCTGATTGCAGAGTTAACCTATCGCTGTCCCCTGAGTTGTCCCTACTGCTCTAATCCACTCAACTATCACGATAAACATTATCGTCAGGAACTTGCTACTGATGATTGGCTGCGGACGATCCGGCAAGCCCGAAACTTGGGTGTATGGCAATTGGGTTTTTCTGGTGGCGAACCACTGTTGAGACAGGATTTAGAGGTTTTAGTCAAAGCAGCCGCCCAAGTTGAACTTTATACGACTTTGGTTACTGCTGGTACGTTGTTGACATTAGAACGAGCTACGCAGCTTTGTCATGCCGGACTTAACCACATCCAAATTAGCATTCAAGATAGTCGCGCTGCCCAGTCTGACTATCTTGCTGGCATTCGTTGTTTCGAGCAAAAACTCGCTGCAGCACGAATTGTCAAAGATTTGGGTTTACCACTGACGCTGAACTTTGTCTTGCATCGGCAAAACATCGAGCGCCTGGAGGAGATGTTAGAGTTATGCGAGCAATTACAAGCAGATCGGGTAGAACTGGCACAGACTCAATACTACGGTTGGGCATTGCATAATCGTGCTGCTTTACTGCCAACACCCCAACAATTAGAACGAGCAGCGCAGATTGTAGCCGTGGCTAAAAAAAGCCGCATTTGCCCGATGGGAATTTTATATGTCATTCCCGACTATTACGAAGATTATCCCAAACCCTGTATGGGTGGTTGGGGTCGTCGGGCTTTGGTTGTGGCTCCCCACGGGGATGTCATGCCTTGTCAAGCCGCCAGTTCTATTCCTGAGATAGAATTTGCTAACGTCCGCGATCGCGATTTAGATTGGATTTGGTTTGAATCGCCTGCTTTCAATCGCTTTCGAGGAACCGACTGGATGAGCGAACCTTGTCGCAGTTGCGATCGCGCCCAAATTGACTTTGGTGGTTGCCGTTGCCAAGCACTACTGTTAACAAATAACGCTGCTGCAACCGATCCAGTCTGCCATTTATCACCCCATCATGACTTAGTAGTCACAGCCAGAGAAGAGGCATTAGAACAATCTCTGCCTTTGGTACATCGCTCGTCGGTTGCATCGCTCGGCGTAAAGGAGGCGTACCATAAGTAG
- the pqqA gene encoding pyrroloquinoline quinone precursor peptide PqqA — translation MVWDKIDRSTPDEQSNSSKAPQGTPGESSYHPPIGKPLTDWEQPDYDELDLCMEVTTYIYQWQRSGLG, via the coding sequence ATGGTTTGGGACAAAATAGATCGCTCTACACCAGACGAGCAAAGCAACAGTTCTAAAGCCCCCCAAGGTACACCTGGAGAAAGTTCTTACCATCCACCCATCGGCAAGCCACTGACGGATTGGGAGCAACCAGATTATGACGAACTCGATCTATGCATGGAAGTCACAACATATATTTACCAATGGCAACGATCGGGGCTGGGGTAA
- a CDS encoding NUDIX domain-containing protein encodes MAYRNPVPTVDIIIELIDRPQRPIVLIERHNPPYGWAIPGGFIDYGELAELAARREAEEEIGLQVELIEQFHVYSDPNRDPRQHTLSVVFIATATGEPKAGDDAKGVGIFESWQVPTNLCFDHDRILRDYWRYRHYNIRPLLTSE; translated from the coding sequence ATGGCTTACCGCAATCCCGTCCCGACAGTTGACATCATTATTGAATTAATTGACCGACCGCAGCGACCGATCGTCTTAATCGAGCGCCATAATCCTCCTTACGGTTGGGCGATCCCTGGCGGTTTTATCGATTATGGGGAGTTAGCAGAACTAGCCGCACGTCGAGAAGCTGAAGAAGAAATTGGCTTGCAGGTAGAATTAATCGAACAGTTTCACGTTTATTCCGATCCCAACCGCGATCCGCGCCAGCATACGTTAAGCGTAGTATTCATTGCTACGGCAACAGGCGAACCCAAAGCTGGAGATGATGCTAAGGGTGTTGGCATTTTTGAATCTTGGCAAGTCCCTACGAACTTATGCTTCGATCACGATCGCATCTTGCGCGATTATTGGCGTTACCGTCATTACAATATTCGTCCCTTGTTAACGAGTGAGTAG
- a CDS encoding DUF2382 domain-containing protein — MALHKLEDFDTNYRDSFDGDDIKDYEVYSDRDNEKVGTVKNILVDEDGRFRYLVVDTGFWIFGKQVLLPVGRSRIDQNQRHVYAVGFTKEQAESLPEFSDDLKIDDAYEERVRGVYRDRPLESSAALGSTAPAAKTVDSDRSTYNYQQEPDLYDMNQPDRQSLKLYEERLIANKTRRKAGEVSVGKRVETETERVSVPVEKERVVVERVTPNDAGRPAAPGEANFREGEAARMEIYEETPDIRKEAVLREEVRVRKETDREMVNAEETVRREELDLDASDRPVVDKNDPNYHR; from the coding sequence ATGGCTCTTCACAAACTTGAGGACTTTGATACTAATTATCGAGATTCTTTTGACGGCGACGATATCAAAGATTACGAGGTTTATTCAGACAGAGATAATGAAAAAGTCGGCACTGTCAAGAATATCTTGGTCGATGAAGATGGTCGTTTTCGTTATTTAGTTGTTGACACTGGTTTTTGGATTTTTGGTAAACAGGTATTGCTACCAGTGGGACGTTCTCGCATTGACCAAAACCAGCGACACGTTTATGCGGTCGGCTTTACCAAAGAGCAAGCGGAAAGCTTACCAGAGTTTAGCGACGATCTGAAAATTGATGACGCATACGAAGAACGGGTGCGGGGAGTTTATCGCGATCGCCCCCTAGAATCATCAGCAGCATTAGGTTCGACAGCTCCAGCAGCAAAAACAGTTGATTCCGATCGCAGCACTTACAACTATCAGCAAGAGCCAGATCTGTACGATATGAACCAGCCAGATCGTCAATCGCTCAAGCTGTATGAAGAAAGGCTGATTGCGAATAAAACCCGTCGTAAAGCCGGAGAAGTTTCCGTAGGCAAGCGCGTTGAAACTGAAACAGAAAGAGTTTCAGTTCCAGTAGAAAAAGAACGAGTCGTGGTCGAGCGCGTCACGCCAAATGATGCTGGTAGACCAGCAGCTCCAGGAGAAGCCAACTTCCGCGAAGGTGAAGCTGCACGTATGGAGATCTATGAAGAAACTCCCGACATTCGTAAGGAAGCTGTTTTACGCGAAGAAGTAAGAGTTAGAAAGGAAACCGATCGCGAAATGGTCAACGCCGAAGAAACGGTGCGGCGAGAAGAACTAGATTTGGATGCTTCAGATCGTCCGGTTGTAGATAAGAACGATCCTAACTACCACCGATAG
- a CDS encoding fasciclin domain-containing protein has product MKVQNRTHTMKKLAGLAAGLMILPVIAACEPQQTAQNPPTATEPSPGATTSPIEPTPGTTPRTTTPPAGQAEADDNHVVDVVQANPSLKTLASVIDETDANEVLELQGPYTVFAPSDAAFNALPAETRQRLLQPENRQQLAQILFYHVVPGQVSANQLQSGDVKTVEGANVNVQVDQTANSVKVNDATVTQADIPASNGVVHIVDRIILPPNFNI; this is encoded by the coding sequence ATGAAGGTTCAAAATCGTACTCACACGATGAAAAAATTAGCAGGACTCGCGGCAGGTTTGATGATTCTCCCAGTCATCGCTGCTTGCGAACCACAACAAACAGCACAGAACCCTCCGACCGCGACTGAGCCATCCCCAGGTGCTACAACATCCCCAATTGAGCCAACACCAGGCACGACACCAAGAACTACAACCCCTCCTGCTGGGCAAGCAGAGGCAGATGATAATCATGTCGTTGATGTAGTGCAAGCAAATCCTTCACTAAAAACCCTTGCTTCTGTCATTGATGAAACAGATGCTAACGAAGTCTTAGAACTTCAGGGTCCATATACGGTGTTCGCACCCTCGGATGCTGCCTTCAATGCCCTTCCCGCAGAAACTCGACAACGCCTGCTACAACCAGAAAATCGCCAACAGCTTGCCCAGATTCTTTTTTACCATGTCGTCCCTGGTCAAGTGAGTGCCAATCAACTGCAATCGGGAGACGTGAAAACGGTAGAAGGTGCAAATGTCAACGTTCAAGTTGACCAAACTGCTAACTCTGTGAAAGTCAATGATGCTACCGTAACCCAAGCAGATATTCCGGCTAGCAATGGTGTGGTTCACATTGTCGATCGCATTATCTTACCGCCCAACTTTAATATCTAG
- the pqqD gene encoding pyrroloquinoline quinone biosynthesis peptide chaperone PqqD, giving the protein MSNMKNHSRPHLAQGVRLQWDELRQQHLLLMPEGALMLNSTAAAVLELCDGRRTIGAIAQRLKTQYRGETLEDDVRRLLIRLSARGLLVERD; this is encoded by the coding sequence ATGTCTAACATGAAAAACCACTCGCGACCGCATTTAGCCCAAGGTGTACGCTTGCAGTGGGACGAGTTAAGACAACAACATTTACTTCTGATGCCAGAAGGCGCGCTGATGTTAAATTCTACGGCGGCGGCTGTATTAGAGCTGTGCGATGGTAGGCGTACCATTGGGGCGATCGCGCAGCGGTTAAAAACACAATATCGAGGCGAGACACTAGAAGATGACGTGCGCCGCTTGCTGATTCGGCTCAGCGCGCGGGGACTATTAGTCGAGCGCGATTAA
- a CDS encoding NblA/ycf18 family protein: protein MQHWLTVFTLNWVREAAMDRTSELTLEQEFSFRSFADRVRQMSREQAQELSILQYKHMIIQNMIYKGILKKDWQIEQDFGLLKTKK, encoded by the coding sequence ATGCAACATTGGCTGACAGTTTTCACCCTAAATTGGGTACGGGAGGCAGCGATGGATCGAACTAGCGAATTAACTTTAGAGCAGGAATTTAGCTTCAGAAGTTTCGCCGACCGAGTAAGGCAAATGTCTCGCGAACAAGCTCAAGAGTTATCGATTTTGCAGTACAAGCACATGATAATTCAGAACATGATATACAAAGGAATTCTGAAAAAGGATTGGCAAATAGAGCAAGATTTTGGTTTGCTGAAAACCAAGAAATAG
- a CDS encoding RidA family protein → MTRKIIRTDAAPAPVGPYNQAIAASGQMVFVAGQIPLDPQSGEIIGTGNVTAQTKQVMANLEAILAAAGAKFQDVVKTTVFLKDMNDFAAMNAVYAQHFDEANAPARACVQVSRLPKDVLVEIECIAAIAA, encoded by the coding sequence ATGACTCGCAAAATCATCCGTACCGATGCCGCACCCGCACCCGTGGGACCATATAATCAAGCGATCGCGGCTAGCGGACAAATGGTATTTGTCGCTGGGCAAATTCCCCTCGATCCTCAGAGTGGGGAAATTATCGGTACGGGGAATGTCACCGCCCAGACAAAGCAAGTGATGGCAAATTTAGAGGCAATTCTCGCCGCAGCAGGAGCAAAGTTTCAGGATGTGGTGAAGACAACCGTATTCTTAAAAGATATGAATGATTTTGCGGCGATGAATGCGGTTTATGCTCAACATTTTGATGAAGCAAATGCCCCAGCGCGTGCTTGCGTGCAAGTATCGCGGTTGCCGAAAGATGTGTTGGTAGAGATTGAGTGTATTGCGGCGATCGCTGCTTAA
- a CDS encoding ABC transporter substrate-binding protein — protein sequence MKRLSGTLALATATLSLGFLAAACQQTTTTSSTPQTTTADSAPATTPVATDVQASTQALKLGSLLPATGDLGPIGQQMSGAVPLVIETVNACGGVNGAPVSLVAEDDETDPRKGAAAMTKLANVDRVAGVVGSFASSVSSAAVPIAVRNKVMLISPGSTSPVFTDRAKKGEFKGFWARTAPPDTYQAEALAQLAKKRGFNQVSTVVINNDYGVGFEKAFVQTFKKLGGTVVNEGRPTRYDPKATTFETEAAAAFAGKPQAVIAVMYEETGSILLKSAYEQGLMQGVQVMLTDGVKSATFPGKVGKKDDGKYIVTGAIGTVPGADGKALTALTQLWKQKKNQAVGEYVPQAWDATALLVLAAQAAKANTGEAIASKLREVSNAPGTAVTDVCKGLELLRKGQDINYQGASGNVDVDANGDVVGVYDVWTVKDDGTLGTIGKISPK from the coding sequence GTGAAACGCTTATCAGGTACTCTTGCCCTAGCTACTGCTACTCTCTCGCTCGGTTTTTTGGCTGCGGCTTGTCAACAAACCACAACAACAAGCAGCACGCCCCAAACCACAACTGCCGATTCTGCTCCGGCAACAACTCCGGTTGCAACAGATGTACAAGCTAGCACGCAAGCACTAAAGCTTGGCTCTCTTCTCCCCGCCACGGGCGATTTAGGTCCCATCGGACAACAAATGTCGGGTGCTGTTCCCTTAGTCATCGAGACAGTCAATGCTTGCGGTGGTGTTAATGGCGCTCCTGTCTCCTTAGTGGCAGAAGATGACGAAACCGATCCGCGTAAGGGTGCGGCAGCGATGACGAAACTAGCAAACGTCGATCGCGTAGCAGGTGTAGTTGGTTCTTTTGCCAGTAGCGTTTCTAGCGCGGCTGTACCGATCGCCGTGCGCAACAAGGTGATGCTGATCTCGCCTGGTAGTACGAGCCCTGTCTTTACAGATAGAGCCAAAAAAGGTGAATTTAAAGGCTTTTGGGCGCGGACAGCTCCCCCCGATACCTACCAAGCCGAAGCCCTAGCTCAATTAGCGAAAAAACGAGGTTTTAATCAAGTCTCGACTGTAGTAATCAATAACGACTACGGTGTAGGTTTTGAAAAAGCTTTTGTCCAAACTTTTAAAAAACTTGGTGGAACTGTCGTTAACGAAGGTAGACCGACTCGTTACGATCCCAAAGCAACAACCTTTGAAACTGAAGCCGCTGCTGCTTTCGCTGGCAAACCCCAGGCAGTGATTGCCGTGATGTACGAAGAAACAGGTAGCATCTTACTGAAATCTGCCTACGAGCAAGGATTAATGCAGGGAGTACAGGTGATGCTCACTGACGGAGTGAAATCCGCCACCTTCCCTGGAAAAGTTGGCAAGAAAGATGACGGTAAATATATTGTCACTGGGGCGATTGGGACTGTGCCAGGTGCAGATGGCAAAGCACTGACAGCGTTAACCCAATTGTGGAAACAAAAGAAAAATCAGGCAGTTGGGGAATACGTCCCTCAAGCTTGGGATGCGACAGCACTACTCGTCCTCGCCGCCCAAGCAGCCAAGGCAAATACTGGCGAAGCAATTGCCAGTAAACTACGAGAAGTTTCTAACGCTCCAGGGACGGCAGTTACTGACGTATGCAAAGGTTTAGAGTTATTACGCAAAGGTCAAGATATCAATTATCAAGGCGCTAGCGGTAACGTCGATGTCGATGCTAACGGTGATGTTGTCGGAGTCTATGACGTTTGGACGGTCAAAGACGACGGTACTCTCGGTACGATTGGTAAAATTAGCCCGAAATAA
- a CDS encoding cation:proton antiporter, with the protein MLESFIWILLFGFFGGQIARRLKIPALVGMVLVGIFLGPQVANAISPSVLEAAGTLRTIAVMAILMKAGLGLDREKLARQGSVALRLGFLPAACEAIAVALAAMTIFQFDFLTGLMLGCIIGAESPAVIVPGMLRLKSLGWGVNKGIPDAILTGSALSDVLLLLVFSLLLTFLSQGSAAGVKLPGGLTLSALHLLPLQIIFQIVLGVVLGLLTARLLVSLLTKQNWTQNAVQDTLVAASLALLLVVAAEKLPIFSGYLAVMAIGFFAIAFDPPLARRLRSGFDSLWVVAEIVLFVLLGASIQLQVLGKILLPGLLILIIGTLIGRAIGWYLSTLGSNWNWRERLFLLPGNSAKATVQAAIGALPLASGIEGGETILAIAALSILVTAPLGAWAIPTFAPKLLERGEVDPTKVAVTRRIIILAVVDTSPLAAQVLTKAAELARRSDSEAIVLHVIRRQDSQKVALLKEKAQRLLADIRHQFITLEGSVPETIVRVAREYGVAEIVIGKRGHRAWDEVLVGSVSQAVLESSPIPVIVVEDNQFVG; encoded by the coding sequence ATGTTAGAGAGCTTTATCTGGATTTTGCTATTTGGCTTTTTTGGCGGTCAAATTGCTCGTCGCTTGAAAATTCCGGCGCTGGTAGGCATGGTGCTGGTGGGGATTTTCTTAGGTCCACAGGTGGCAAATGCAATTAGCCCTAGCGTTCTGGAGGCAGCTGGCACTCTGCGAACGATCGCTGTGATGGCGATTTTGATGAAGGCAGGGCTAGGGCTGGATCGGGAAAAGCTAGCCCGACAGGGATCTGTAGCACTGCGATTGGGATTTTTACCAGCGGCGTGTGAGGCAATAGCTGTTGCTTTGGCTGCAATGACAATTTTTCAGTTTGACTTTCTCACTGGATTAATGCTGGGTTGCATCATTGGGGCAGAGTCTCCGGCTGTCATCGTGCCAGGAATGTTGCGATTGAAAAGCCTTGGTTGGGGCGTAAACAAAGGAATTCCCGATGCGATTTTGACGGGTAGCGCTTTGTCAGATGTTTTGCTGCTATTAGTATTTAGCCTGTTATTGACATTCCTTTCCCAAGGGAGTGCAGCAGGTGTAAAGTTACCGGGAGGTTTAACTTTAAGCGCGCTGCATCTGCTGCCGTTACAAATTATTTTCCAAATTGTGCTGGGAGTTGTACTAGGGCTGCTGACGGCGCGGCTTTTGGTATCTCTGCTAACAAAGCAAAACTGGACGCAGAATGCGGTACAAGATACGTTGGTAGCGGCAAGTTTGGCTCTGTTGCTCGTGGTAGCGGCAGAGAAATTGCCAATTTTCTCTGGCTACTTGGCTGTGATGGCAATCGGATTTTTTGCGATCGCATTCGATCCGCCTTTAGCGCGACGATTGCGGAGTGGGTTTGACAGTTTATGGGTGGTAGCGGAAATTGTCTTGTTTGTCTTGCTAGGGGCAAGCATTCAATTGCAAGTGTTAGGAAAAATTTTACTTCCAGGGCTACTGATTCTAATAATTGGAACCCTAATCGGACGGGCGATTGGATGGTACTTGTCTACCTTGGGTAGCAACTGGAACTGGCGGGAGCGATTATTTCTCTTACCTGGTAATTCTGCTAAGGCAACCGTTCAGGCAGCAATCGGCGCACTACCGTTAGCATCTGGGATCGAAGGAGGAGAAACAATTCTGGCGATCGCGGCGCTGTCAATTTTGGTCACTGCGCCTCTAGGAGCTTGGGCAATTCCGACATTTGCGCCGAAACTACTGGAGCGTGGTGAGGTTGACCCGACAAAGGTAGCAGTGACTCGCCGCATTATTATCTTAGCAGTCGTGGATACCTCCCCCTTAGCCGCTCAAGTGCTAACAAAAGCCGCAGAACTTGCCCGTCGGAGCGATAGTGAAGCGATCGTGTTGCACGTCATCCGCAGGCAAGATTCTCAAAAAGTGGCATTGCTCAAAGAAAAAGCCCAACGTCTTTTAGCAGATATCCGCCATCAATTCATCACCCTAGAAGGCTCGGTTCCAGAGACTATTGTTCGAGTGGCGCGAGAATATGGAGTGGCTGAGATTGTCATCGGTAAACGGGGACATCGAGCTTGGGATGAAGTTTTAGTCGGTTCGGTTTCCCAAGCAGTACTAGAATCGAGTCCGATTCCGGTAATTGTCGTTGAAGATAACCAATTCGTTGGTTAA